The following are encoded together in the Eriocheir sinensis breed Jianghai 21 unplaced genomic scaffold, ASM2467909v1 Scaffold1128, whole genome shotgun sequence genome:
- the LOC126989295 gene encoding LOW QUALITY PROTEIN: ADP-ribosylation factor-like protein 4C (The sequence of the model RefSeq protein was modified relative to this genomic sequence to represent the inferred CDS: substituted 2 bases at 2 genomic stop codons) — MAEEKEEEEEEEEGEEEEEEEGGQDECESGGTRVACGGRPGQCGCVRVGSWTRAVRTPPRRASPHMQLLGQELRGLVGGVLGVGRVVAAGLAGLAGLVVGPPTLVLVGLDSSGKTTSLLRLKYGHYVNTVPTVGFNCECLRGGGCSWVAWDVGGAERVXPLXRAYTRGADAVLFVVDASSGEERLEEARHELQVLVRRQAAQSAALRRSRPPLLVLANKQDLPGARTPAAMANTLGLHDLPPAQPWGLAPACAVTGEGLPEAMDLLRRLLLKARRASLSRG; from the coding sequence AtggctgaggaaaaggaggaggaggaggaggaggaggagggggaggaggaggaggaggaggaaggtggccaGGATGAATGTGAGAGTGGCGGCACGCGTGTGGCATGCGGCGGCCGGCCAGGCCAGTGTGGCTGTGTGCGGGTTGGCAGCTGGACACGGGCAGTGCGCACACCGCCGCGCCGCGCCTCGCCACACATGCAGCTGTTGGGGCAGGAGCTGCGGGGCCTCGTGGGCGGCGTGCTGGGCGTGGGACGCGTGGTGGCGGCGGGGCTGGCGGGCCTGGCGGGGCTCGTGGTGGGGCCGCCCACACTGGTGCTCGTGGGCCTCGACTCGTCGGGCAAGACCACTTCGCTGCTGCGGCTCAAGTACGGCCACTACGTGAACACCGTGCCCACCGTCGGCTTCAACTGCGAATGTTTGCGGGGCGGCGGCTGCTCCTGGGTGGCATGGGACGTGGGCGGCGCTGAGCGCGTGTGACCCCTTTGACGCGCCTACACGCGCGGCGCCGACGCGGTGCTGTTCGTGGTGGATGCCAGCAGCGGcgaggagcggctggaggaggcGCGCCACGAGTTGCAAGTCCTGGTGCGTCGGCAAGCGGCACAGAGCGCCGCGCTGCGCCGCTCACGGCCGCCGCTGCTGGTGCTGGCCAACAAACAGGATCTGCCGGGGGCCAGGACGCCCGCCGCCATGGCTAACACCCTCGGCCTGCACGACCTGCCCCCCGCCCAGCCCTGGGGCCTTGCACCCGCCTGTGCCGTCACCGGCGAGGGTCTGCCCGAGGCCATGGACCTcctgcgccgcctcctcctcaagGCACGCCGGGCCTCGCTCTCACGGGGCTGA